A genomic segment from Pseudomonas mendocina encodes:
- a CDS encoding MarR family winged helix-turn-helix transcriptional regulator, translated as MQDRAQLAAEQWQRQRPDLDGYSMAVIGRLGELSQVISRDHLLPFFAEHGLQAGEFDLLATLRRSGEPYALMPTALYESAMISSGGMTSRIDRLEKAGLIERRKHPSDRRGVLVALTPAGFELIDGMLDAHVANLQRVLSGLTADEQRALHQLHGKLLAGLAQQGAE; from the coding sequence ATGCAAGACCGCGCACAATTGGCCGCCGAACAGTGGCAGCGACAGCGGCCCGACCTGGATGGTTATTCCATGGCGGTGATCGGCCGCCTGGGCGAGTTGAGTCAAGTGATCAGCCGCGACCATCTGCTGCCGTTCTTCGCCGAACACGGGCTGCAGGCCGGCGAGTTCGACCTGCTCGCTACCCTGCGGCGCTCGGGCGAGCCCTACGCGTTGATGCCTACTGCCCTGTACGAGAGCGCGATGATTTCCTCGGGCGGCATGACCAGCCGTATCGACCGTCTGGAAAAGGCCGGGCTGATCGAGCGGCGCAAGCACCCCAGCGACCGCCGTGGTGTGCTGGTGGCGCTGACGCCGGCCGGCTTCGAGTTGATCGACGGCATGCTCGACGCCCATGTGGCCAACCTGCAGCGTGTGCTCTCAGGGTTGACCGCCGATGAGCAGCGGGCGTTGCATCAATTGCATGGCAAGCTGTTGGCGGGGCTGGCGCAGCAGGGCGCTGAGTGA
- a CDS encoding AraC family transcriptional regulator — protein MSVRSSSSAYTQRFEAVLAYIEANLDGDLSVKALSQVASFSPFHFHRQFGAFIGVPVSRYVQLMRLRRAAHGLVARAELSVLNAALQAGFESPEAFSRAFRRAFGMSPSEFRKAPNWHVWNTVFAIPHFSRTVVMHVQIVDFSPVRVAALEHCGPPERVDQSVNTFILWRMQSGQSPVASSRSFGIPYGNPDTTPAHEFRFAICGEIRQAVAANEFNVRELTIPGGRYAVVRHAGSPDHIGETIYPIYRDWLPNSGEELRDQPLFFEYLSVYPETPKDQWQTDIYVPLR, from the coding sequence GTGTCCGTTCGGTCATCTTCCTCTGCTTACACACAGCGTTTCGAGGCTGTACTCGCCTACATTGAGGCCAACCTCGATGGCGATCTGTCGGTCAAGGCGCTGAGTCAGGTGGCCAGCTTTTCGCCCTTTCACTTCCATCGGCAGTTCGGCGCATTCATTGGCGTACCGGTTTCACGCTATGTGCAACTGATGCGACTGCGGCGCGCTGCGCATGGGCTGGTGGCTCGGGCCGAGCTCTCGGTATTGAACGCCGCGCTCCAGGCTGGTTTCGAAAGTCCTGAAGCGTTCAGCCGGGCGTTCAGGCGAGCGTTTGGCATGTCGCCCAGCGAATTCAGAAAGGCGCCCAATTGGCATGTGTGGAATACGGTATTCGCCATCCCTCACTTTTCAAGGACTGTCGTCATGCACGTACAAATCGTCGATTTCTCTCCCGTCCGCGTCGCTGCATTGGAGCACTGTGGCCCACCCGAACGGGTCGATCAGAGCGTCAACACCTTCATCCTGTGGCGCATGCAAAGCGGGCAATCGCCGGTAGCATCGAGTCGTTCTTTTGGCATTCCATACGGCAACCCCGATACCACGCCAGCGCACGAGTTTCGCTTCGCCATTTGTGGCGAGATTCGACAGGCCGTGGCCGCGAACGAATTCAACGTTCGCGAGCTGACCATACCGGGCGGACGTTATGCCGTGGTTCGGCATGCGGGCTCCCCGGATCATATCGGCGAAACGATCTATCCGATCTACCGCGATTGGCTGCCGAACAGCGGCGAGGAACTGCGCGACCAGCCACTGTTCTTTGAATACCTGAGCGTTTACCCCGAGACGCCCAAGGATCAATGGCAAACGGATATCTATGTGCCGCTGCGTTAG
- a CDS encoding DUF6683 family protein translates to MRFFLGVHTIALGAMFLACSATAQEWINIDIWGNGILGQSALRHAQEATTQGTDEADSDGPGTSGQARSGDAAALFFERSSDLTSQIEEGVAQRLSGMVSVRFQMEDPSYLVRTAGTRAIYRQELEKRGLPEDSLTGATALFLAVGWELANGRSLSQAQTAAIFRQTASGLQSSPLARQSDAERQQESEMRLIITALWLEEARVRASSSRPTQDLADAVWRDLKAITGNDMRAYAVTANGFTER, encoded by the coding sequence ATGCGTTTCTTTCTAGGGGTTCACACCATCGCCTTGGGTGCCATGTTTCTGGCCTGTTCCGCTACGGCACAGGAGTGGATCAATATCGATATCTGGGGCAACGGTATTCTGGGCCAGTCGGCGCTTCGGCATGCGCAGGAAGCGACCACGCAGGGTACCGACGAAGCCGATTCTGATGGGCCTGGAACTTCTGGCCAGGCGCGCTCGGGAGACGCTGCCGCACTGTTCTTTGAGCGCTCAAGCGATTTGACCAGCCAGATCGAAGAGGGCGTCGCACAACGGCTGTCCGGCATGGTTTCGGTTCGATTCCAGATGGAGGATCCGTCTTACCTGGTGAGAACGGCAGGCACCCGCGCCATTTACCGTCAGGAGCTGGAAAAGCGTGGCCTGCCGGAGGATTCTCTCACTGGGGCTACGGCGCTGTTCCTGGCCGTCGGCTGGGAACTCGCCAATGGGCGCTCGCTTTCGCAAGCACAAACGGCAGCCATTTTCCGGCAGACCGCCAGTGGGCTACAGAGCTCTCCCCTGGCTCGTCAGAGTGACGCTGAGCGACAGCAGGAATCCGAGATGCGCCTGATAATAACTGCGCTATGGCTTGAGGAGGCGCGCGTGCGCGCATCGTCATCTCGGCCGACACAGGATCTGGCTGATGCGGTGTGGCGTGACCTGAAGGCGATCACCGGCAATGACATGCGTGCCTATGCAGTGACCGCGAACGGTTTCACCGAGCGTTGA
- a CDS encoding flavin monoamine oxidase family protein, giving the protein MESSIYHPTAWHVTHWSEDAYSLGAYSTLLPGGRPEHRGVLGECLDGRLVIAGEACNPEAPAMTHGAWDDGIRAARLAVQAGARRVIVIGAGCAGLGAARHLRASGVDCVVIEARERIGGRTHSLQLGSVTVDVGAAWLQQFSANALAREAEHLGMNMVETDFSQPLSAASDGPVHGINEAWQALRQGIDRSRPLSEGIGCYLASLDPAHARATRYAIDGNLIIEACLPLAELSVDSLDEEGVGNDDRFLPGGYSQIIEHLASGLDIRLGQPVTRIDWQNSELRINEERGDFCICTVPLGVLKTLCFLPELPPAQQDALAHLGMGKLEKVVLQFDQRWWPRSPTGYLRWYDTPASWVEWLDLTDALGKPTIAGLIAADAVEREFAGHSDKEIALAARDTLKAWATAVEASHRG; this is encoded by the coding sequence ATGGAGTCTTCCATCTACCACCCCACCGCCTGGCACGTTACCCACTGGAGTGAAGATGCCTACAGCCTGGGTGCATACAGCACCTTGCTGCCCGGCGGCCGGCCGGAACATCGGGGTGTACTGGGCGAGTGCCTGGACGGGCGGCTTGTCATCGCTGGCGAAGCCTGCAATCCCGAGGCGCCAGCCATGACCCACGGTGCCTGGGACGACGGTATTCGCGCGGCCCGCCTCGCCGTCCAGGCCGGAGCCCGACGAGTGATTGTCATAGGCGCGGGCTGTGCCGGCCTAGGAGCCGCCCGCCACTTGCGAGCCAGCGGCGTCGACTGCGTCGTGATCGAAGCGCGGGAACGCATTGGCGGCCGCACCCACAGCCTGCAACTGGGCTCGGTGACCGTAGACGTCGGCGCAGCTTGGTTGCAGCAATTCTCGGCCAATGCCTTGGCCCGCGAAGCGGAACATCTCGGGATGAACATGGTGGAGACCGACTTCAGTCAACCGTTGTCGGCTGCCAGCGACGGGCCGGTTCACGGTATCAATGAAGCCTGGCAGGCGTTGCGCCAGGGTATCGACCGCAGCCGCCCGCTGAGCGAAGGCATCGGGTGCTACTTGGCCAGCCTGGACCCGGCCCACGCCAGGGCAACACGTTATGCGATCGACGGCAACCTGATTATCGAGGCCTGCCTGCCGCTTGCAGAGCTTTCGGTGGACTCCCTCGACGAAGAAGGTGTCGGTAACGATGATCGCTTTCTACCCGGCGGCTACAGCCAGATCATCGAGCACCTGGCCTCCGGCCTCGACATCCGCCTAGGCCAGCCCGTCACTCGGATCGACTGGCAGAACAGTGAGCTGCGCATCAATGAGGAGCGCGGTGACTTCTGCATCTGCACCGTGCCGCTCGGCGTACTCAAGACCCTGTGCTTCCTCCCCGAACTTCCGCCGGCCCAACAGGACGCCCTGGCCCACCTGGGTATGGGCAAACTCGAGAAGGTCGTGCTGCAGTTCGACCAGCGCTGGTGGCCACGTTCGCCGACAGGCTATCTGCGTTGGTACGACACGCCTGCAAGCTGGGTCGAATGGCTGGATCTGACCGATGCACTCGGCAAGCCAACCATAGCCGGGCTCATCGCGGCGGATGCGGTGGAGCGTGAATTCGCCGGCCACAGCGACAAGGAAATTGCCCTGGCCGCTCGAGACACCTTGAAAGCATGGGCCACGGCCGTCGAGGCCTCACATCGAGGCTAA
- a CDS encoding LysR family transcriptional regulator — MDFNGRSGEMLVFASVAEQGSLSAAARVLGLTPSAVSRIIARTEQRLGTRLLLRTTRAITFTAEGEAYLRGARRILADMAEVEEAIADQGVPRGRLRVSAALGHGRMTIVPLVAAFSARYPNITVDLSLGDEVVDILGGQADVAVRFGHLPDSPLTARKVGETGQVVVASPDYLERHGTPQQPEDLLQHNCLRFNFRRAEPNWPFIRDGQAFSLKVCGNIECSSGEALAQFARVGAGIARIGEFTVAEDIQRGDLVPLLQAFNPGDREPIHAVFVGGSAMPARVRVFVDFLVEHHRM, encoded by the coding sequence ATGGACTTCAACGGCCGATCAGGCGAAATGCTCGTTTTCGCCAGCGTGGCGGAGCAAGGCAGCCTATCGGCCGCCGCGCGCGTACTAGGGCTGACACCTTCGGCAGTCAGCCGCATCATCGCGCGCACCGAGCAGCGCCTTGGCACCCGTCTGCTGCTGCGCACCACCCGCGCGATCACCTTCACCGCCGAGGGCGAGGCGTACCTGCGCGGCGCGCGGCGCATCCTTGCCGATATGGCGGAAGTCGAAGAAGCTATCGCCGATCAGGGCGTGCCACGGGGGCGCTTGCGCGTCAGCGCTGCGCTCGGCCATGGCCGAATGACCATCGTGCCGCTGGTGGCGGCCTTCAGCGCGCGTTACCCGAACATCACCGTTGACCTCAGCCTGGGCGACGAAGTGGTCGACATTCTCGGCGGCCAGGCGGACGTGGCCGTGCGCTTCGGCCATCTGCCGGACAGCCCGTTGACCGCACGAAAAGTCGGCGAAACCGGCCAGGTGGTGGTGGCCTCCCCCGATTACCTAGAGCGCCATGGCACACCGCAGCAGCCGGAAGACCTGCTGCAGCACAACTGCCTGCGCTTCAACTTCCGCCGTGCCGAACCCAACTGGCCATTCATCCGCGATGGCCAGGCGTTCTCGCTCAAGGTCTGCGGGAATATCGAATGCAGCAGCGGCGAGGCGCTGGCGCAATTCGCCCGTGTTGGCGCCGGCATCGCGCGCATCGGCGAGTTCACCGTGGCCGAGGACATCCAGCGCGGTGATCTGGTGCCGCTGCTGCAAGCCTTCAACCCCGGCGACAGGGAACCGATTCATGCGGTGTTCGTCGGCGGCTCAGCGATGCCGGCGCGGGTGCGGGTGTTTGTGGATTTCCTGGTGGAACATCACCGGATGTGA
- a CDS encoding MFS transporter, which produces MRINPPLVALAIGAFGIGVTEFAPMGMLPGIASDLGVSIPAAGLLVSAYALGVLLGAPLMTLTTGKIPRRYLLIGLMAIFTLGNLMSALATDYYSLLIARVVTSLNHGAFFGVGSIVAASVVAPDKRAGAVAAMFMGLTLATIGGVPLATWFGEVFGWRTAFAGITGLGVLAMLALWFALPNVPLPKSDGVLAEIRVLGRGPVLAALALTVIGSSAMFTVFTYIAPILSSETQASTAFITAMLVLYGIGLTLGNVWGGKAADRSVDRTLIVSLSALILVLLAFTVLMRWPLPAAVAILIWGIASFAIVPPLQMRVMEAAKAAPNLASAVNIGAFNLGNAIGAALGGAVIKAGLGYPAISLAGAAMAGLGLLMVLGFVWRSRAVTAAVA; this is translated from the coding sequence ATGCGTATCAATCCACCACTCGTTGCACTCGCCATCGGTGCCTTTGGCATCGGTGTCACCGAGTTCGCCCCCATGGGCATGTTGCCGGGCATCGCCAGCGATCTCGGCGTTTCCATTCCCGCTGCCGGCCTGCTGGTCAGCGCCTACGCCTTGGGCGTGCTGCTCGGCGCGCCACTGATGACCCTGACCACCGGCAAGATTCCCCGGCGCTACCTGCTGATCGGGCTGATGGCCATCTTCACCCTGGGCAACCTGATGTCGGCCCTGGCCACCGACTACTACAGCCTGCTGATCGCGCGGGTGGTGACCTCGTTGAACCACGGCGCCTTCTTCGGCGTTGGTTCCATCGTCGCCGCCAGTGTGGTCGCGCCGGACAAACGCGCCGGGGCGGTGGCGGCGATGTTCATGGGTCTGACATTGGCGACCATTGGCGGCGTGCCGTTGGCGACCTGGTTCGGTGAGGTGTTCGGCTGGCGTACGGCTTTTGCGGGCATTACCGGCCTGGGCGTATTGGCCATGCTCGCGCTGTGGTTCGCGCTGCCCAACGTGCCGCTGCCGAAGAGCGACGGCGTGCTGGCGGAAATCCGCGTGCTGGGCCGTGGCCCGGTGCTGGCGGCCCTGGCCCTGACCGTGATCGGCTCCAGCGCGATGTTCACCGTGTTCACCTATATCGCACCGATCCTCAGCAGCGAGACCCAGGCGTCCACCGCCTTCATCACCGCCATGCTGGTGCTGTACGGCATCGGCCTGACGCTGGGCAACGTGTGGGGTGGCAAGGCGGCGGATCGCTCCGTCGATCGCACCCTGATCGTCTCGCTGAGTGCGCTGATCCTGGTCTTGCTCGCCTTCACCGTGCTGATGCGTTGGCCACTACCGGCCGCGGTGGCCATCCTGATCTGGGGCATCGCCAGCTTCGCCATCGTGCCGCCGTTACAGATGCGCGTGATGGAAGCCGCCAAGGCCGCACCCAACCTGGCCTCGGCGGTGAATATCGGCGCGTTCAACCTCGGTAACGCGATTGGCGCGGCACTGGGTGGAGCGGTGATCAAGGCGGGGCTGGGCTACCCGGCGATCTCCTTGGCCGGCGCTGCGATGGCCGGGCTGGGGCTGCTGATGGTGCTAGGGTTTGTCTGGCGCTCCAGGGCGGTGACGGCTGCGGTGGCCTGA
- a CDS encoding carboxymuconolactone decarboxylase family protein, producing the protein MTRLNWFEASPGAAKALGGLHHYVTTGTNLPPQLIHLVFLRASQINGCAHCIDIHSRDLIKGGMSVEKLVLVPVWHEAAHLFSEQERSALAWTEEVTLVGETHVSDEAYAAASSAFTPKDLVDLTAAIAAMNAFNRMGVSFRLSPAAKA; encoded by the coding sequence ATGACTCGTCTTAATTGGTTTGAGGCTTCACCCGGTGCAGCAAAAGCGCTGGGAGGGCTGCACCATTACGTCACCACCGGAACGAACCTGCCGCCTCAGCTCATCCATCTCGTGTTCTTGCGGGCATCGCAAATCAATGGATGCGCGCACTGCATCGATATCCATTCGCGAGATCTGATCAAGGGAGGTATGTCAGTAGAAAAGCTCGTTCTGGTGCCGGTCTGGCATGAGGCCGCGCATCTGTTTTCCGAGCAGGAACGTTCCGCCTTGGCCTGGACGGAAGAAGTGACCCTGGTCGGCGAAACGCATGTTTCCGATGAGGCTTATGCCGCGGCATCGTCTGCATTCACTCCGAAAGACCTGGTCGACCTTACGGCGGCTATCGCAGCCATGAACGCGTTCAATCGCATGGGTGTCAGCTTTCGCTTGAGCCCTGCTGCGAAGGCCTAA
- a CDS encoding LasR-specific antiactivator QslA: MIELQRYLTHLPGHDGQPPAEFGWNADCQASFGHGVQTAQAWLDDANSGWLWANLLLERQLYPPGAQRHAFELGFLSRIHQRLCSPLGGEHQALRTELRL, encoded by the coding sequence ATGATTGAACTGCAACGCTATCTCACCCATCTGCCCGGTCATGACGGGCAACCGCCTGCCGAATTTGGCTGGAACGCAGATTGCCAGGCGAGCTTCGGCCACGGTGTGCAAACAGCTCAGGCCTGGCTGGACGACGCCAACAGCGGCTGGCTCTGGGCCAATCTGCTGCTGGAGCGCCAGCTGTATCCGCCGGGTGCACAGCGCCATGCCTTCGAGCTGGGTTTTCTCAGCCGCATCCACCAGCGGTTGTGTTCGCCGTTGGGCGGCGAGCATCAGGCCTTGCGGACGGAATTGCGGCTGTAA
- a CDS encoding AAA family ATPase, with protein MINRILLRNVSSYSPTSVVTIASLKRVNIFYGQNGTGKTTISSYLQNPTDARFNLCQLDPVKTDREILVYNHIFMEKNFHEASSQPGVFTLNEGNIEADKAITAAEQAISSLTATHNAHMADGSQAKAAQEAARARLKDNVWKLKGRFDNSALEYCFSRLNTKDRLIEAASQIALVSTADTVEELLAEAAQLQGASDVELPGIPRLRFEGRGIEADPILAEVIAGKGDSYLSALIQELGSSDWVKHALRFELHSKDQCPLCQQPLPGNFYSEIRKVFDQTYEKRLTALTLLQQQYTAAAEQLLRQSEIPIYDVESVQIHVANLRTVLQKNIQAIAAKVASPSAVTTLDATDVLITSLNDAIDVEQKKVDEFNAKIKHKQAHLNSIKDRFWNWFRNECEPYFAAFDAEDHLLTQKRQTAKDGVVQIRAEIAAQRDIITASRAETTNVDQSVENINQWLQTLGLRGFELIKEEGTVPQYRLHRPGQSDGVFKTLSEGEKTLISFLYFLEVCNGELNAVGSGLKSERIIVIDDPISSLSHNYVYDIASLIRRLVLHPKTRFKQVIILTHNLFFFHEMHKLLKDDKEDALALFRITKADYSNVVPMRENEIQNDYQAFWQALKDALNGSVSPNVIPNIMRNILEHYFTFVHQKDSLRQALLELSDENPQFRALYRYVNRESHADSVNLTDFGEIDPKVFIERFKDVFIKTNFEAHFDKMMT; from the coding sequence ATGATCAACAGAATCCTGTTGCGCAACGTCTCCAGCTATTCTCCGACATCCGTCGTTACCATCGCGTCTTTGAAGCGTGTGAATATTTTCTACGGCCAAAACGGCACCGGCAAAACCACCATCAGTAGCTATCTGCAGAATCCTACCGACGCTCGGTTCAATCTATGCCAGCTCGATCCAGTCAAAACTGATCGCGAAATTTTGGTTTATAACCACATCTTCATGGAGAAAAACTTTCATGAGGCTTCTTCCCAACCCGGTGTATTTACCCTCAACGAGGGCAATATTGAAGCGGACAAGGCGATAACTGCGGCTGAACAAGCCATCAGCTCGCTCACTGCCACTCACAATGCTCATATGGCGGATGGCAGCCAAGCAAAAGCTGCACAAGAGGCGGCCAGAGCCAGGCTTAAGGACAATGTCTGGAAGCTAAAGGGTCGCTTTGACAACAGTGCACTTGAATATTGTTTCAGCCGACTAAACACCAAAGACCGATTGATTGAGGCAGCTTCTCAGATTGCATTGGTTAGCACCGCCGATACGGTTGAGGAACTCCTTGCCGAGGCTGCCCAGTTGCAAGGTGCGAGTGATGTGGAGCTTCCAGGTATTCCCCGGTTAAGGTTTGAGGGAAGGGGAATAGAAGCCGATCCGATCCTGGCAGAAGTAATCGCCGGTAAGGGCGACTCATATCTGTCGGCACTGATCCAAGAGTTGGGTAGCTCAGATTGGGTTAAGCACGCACTAAGATTCGAATTGCACTCAAAAGATCAGTGCCCCTTGTGCCAGCAGCCACTGCCGGGAAATTTCTACTCTGAGATACGTAAGGTTTTTGACCAGACCTATGAAAAGCGACTGACGGCACTTACCCTTCTCCAACAGCAGTACACAGCCGCTGCTGAGCAGCTTCTTCGCCAAAGCGAGATCCCGATTTACGACGTAGAGTCGGTTCAGATTCATGTGGCTAACCTACGGACTGTTCTTCAGAAAAATATTCAGGCCATAGCGGCCAAGGTGGCCAGTCCTTCAGCGGTTACCACCCTAGATGCTACCGATGTACTGATTACATCCCTTAACGATGCAATAGACGTTGAGCAGAAGAAAGTCGATGAATTTAATGCCAAGATCAAACACAAACAGGCCCATCTGAACAGCATCAAAGATCGATTCTGGAACTGGTTTAGAAATGAGTGCGAGCCCTATTTTGCAGCGTTTGATGCGGAGGATCATCTACTGACGCAAAAGCGGCAGACCGCCAAAGATGGGGTTGTGCAGATACGCGCCGAAATAGCCGCCCAGCGTGACATCATCACGGCGTCTCGTGCTGAGACCACAAACGTTGATCAGTCTGTGGAGAACATTAACCAGTGGCTTCAAACCTTGGGTTTGAGGGGGTTCGAGCTGATCAAGGAGGAGGGTACAGTACCTCAATACCGCCTGCATCGCCCGGGGCAGAGTGATGGGGTATTCAAGACATTGAGTGAGGGAGAGAAAACACTGATTTCGTTTCTTTATTTCCTAGAAGTTTGTAATGGAGAACTGAACGCTGTAGGTAGCGGCCTCAAAAGTGAACGCATCATTGTGATTGATGACCCTATTTCGAGCTTGTCCCACAACTATGTTTACGACATCGCCTCGCTGATTCGCCGCCTGGTGCTTCACCCTAAAACACGCTTCAAGCAGGTCATCATCCTGACTCACAACCTGTTTTTCTTCCATGAGATGCATAAATTGCTGAAGGACGATAAGGAAGACGCACTCGCTCTATTCCGTATCACCAAAGCCGATTACAGCAATGTGGTACCCATGAGGGAGAACGAAATTCAAAATGACTACCAAGCGTTCTGGCAGGCGCTCAAGGACGCACTCAACGGCTCGGTCTCTCCGAATGTTATTCCTAATATCATGCGAAACATTCTGGAGCATTACTTTACCTTCGTACATCAGAAAGACAGCCTACGCCAAGCCTTGCTGGAACTGAGTGACGAGAATCCTCAGTTCCGAGCACTCTACAGGTACGTAAACCGAGAGTCTCATGCGGACTCGGTTAATCTGACTGACTTTGGAGAGATTGATCCGAAAGTCTTTATCGAGCGGTTTAAAGATGTTTTCATTAAAACCAATTTTGAAGCTCATTTCGATAAGATGATGACCTAG
- a CDS encoding DUF5677 domain-containing protein: MLSIQKTLDRCIAQSTSMEKLLPLALARAAERRKISLTEEEIRNLTAALLNAEGEKIQIDINPPCAFGDNEKEIQATIQGLIDELRDSIKDVWENVTEAISQAVPNALSSVAEFIGDRISEQAIEHSLYLRKAHSERAEKVQRMWGKPIEQLDLLRHIVLEWNHTAVLHRKGAYSKPNTSFALSKLVARAYEVVGEIITLARAGYADGALARWRSLHEICVITMFLATRSDKCAQMYLSHHWVEELRLLDTDRASGTARATNAYNDRYIYDLRRQKDAMVAKFGAAFSKDFGWASVELGRAKTTFRDLESHVGLETLRRGYQEANSTVHGGALATLTRVSLGPGNVDGAVIPPAYGCEVAANYTTASLSMMIAELCLETEDADLLTMNIIIINSASKIRELIRQAQREASGDNPRARILLRKAAQRKLRRKPRRAI, encoded by the coding sequence ATGCTTTCGATTCAGAAAACGCTTGATCGTTGCATTGCGCAGTCCACCTCCATGGAAAAACTGCTTCCATTAGCGCTGGCCAGGGCTGCAGAACGGCGAAAAATTAGTCTTACGGAGGAAGAAATCCGAAACTTGACGGCCGCGCTCCTTAATGCAGAAGGAGAGAAAATCCAAATCGACATAAACCCTCCATGTGCATTTGGAGACAATGAGAAAGAAATTCAAGCGACGATACAGGGACTTATCGATGAGCTGAGGGATTCAATCAAGGATGTATGGGAAAACGTGACTGAGGCGATTTCGCAAGCCGTCCCCAATGCACTTTCAAGCGTGGCTGAATTTATCGGCGATCGCATCTCAGAACAGGCTATTGAGCACTCGCTTTACCTAAGAAAAGCACATTCAGAACGAGCAGAAAAAGTTCAACGCATGTGGGGGAAACCTATTGAACAATTAGATCTTCTGAGGCATATCGTTCTGGAGTGGAATCATACTGCTGTTCTACATCGCAAGGGGGCCTACTCCAAGCCAAATACCTCATTTGCATTGAGCAAGCTTGTCGCTCGAGCATATGAGGTCGTTGGCGAAATTATTACACTGGCAAGAGCTGGATACGCTGACGGCGCATTGGCAAGGTGGCGTTCACTTCATGAGATCTGTGTCATCACAATGTTCTTGGCCACTCGATCCGACAAGTGTGCTCAGATGTATCTATCCCATCATTGGGTAGAAGAGCTGCGACTTCTTGATACTGACAGGGCTAGCGGCACAGCTAGAGCGACAAATGCCTATAACGATCGATATATATACGACTTGCGCAGACAGAAGGACGCGATGGTCGCCAAGTTCGGAGCCGCCTTTTCTAAGGACTTCGGGTGGGCATCGGTAGAGCTTGGCCGCGCCAAGACCACATTCAGAGATTTGGAGAGTCATGTCGGGCTGGAAACTTTGCGGCGTGGCTACCAAGAGGCAAACAGCACAGTCCACGGCGGCGCTCTTGCTACTCTCACTCGGGTTAGTCTTGGGCCAGGCAACGTTGATGGTGCCGTGATCCCCCCAGCCTATGGTTGTGAGGTAGCGGCAAACTACACTACTGCGTCTTTATCGATGATGATTGCAGAACTCTGCCTGGAAACAGAGGATGCTGACCTGCTCACCATGAACATAATCATTATAAACTCTGCATCTAAGATCCGAGAGCTAATTAGACAGGCACAGAGAGAAGCCTCTGGGGACAACCCGCGAGCGCGGATACTGCTGCGAAAGGCGGCGCAGCGAAAACTTCGTAGGAAACCACGTCGCGCCATCTGA